The Streptomyces sp. SS1-1 genome has a segment encoding these proteins:
- a CDS encoding SGNH/GDSL hydrolase family protein, whose translation MRRSRLSVHVASLLLAVGTALTGAATAQAADTAAAGGYVALGDSYSSGLGAGSYLSNSGDCKRSSKAYPALWAAANAPSSFDFTACSGAKTGDVTASQLGPLSSSTALVSVSIGGNDAGFADIMTTCVLQGDSACVSRINTAKAFVDSTLPGRLDTVYNAIRSRAPAARVVVLGYPRFYKLGASGCVGLSETKRRALNDAADHIDAAIEKRARDHGFAFGDVRTTFTGHELCSGSPWMHSVSWLSISESYHPTAAGQSGGYLAALNSAS comes from the coding sequence ATGAGACGTTCCCGACTTTCCGTACACGTCGCCTCGCTCCTCCTCGCCGTCGGCACCGCCCTCACCGGGGCTGCCACGGCGCAGGCCGCCGACACCGCCGCCGCGGGCGGCTACGTGGCACTCGGCGACTCCTATTCCTCGGGCCTCGGCGCCGGCAGTTACCTCAGCAACAGTGGTGACTGCAAGCGCAGCTCGAAGGCGTACCCGGCCCTGTGGGCCGCCGCCAACGCACCCTCGTCCTTCGACTTCACGGCCTGCTCGGGCGCCAAGACGGGTGACGTCACCGCCAGTCAACTCGGCCCGCTCAGCTCCTCCACCGCACTGGTGTCCGTGTCCATCGGCGGCAACGACGCCGGGTTCGCCGACATCATGACGACCTGTGTGCTCCAGGGAGACAGCGCCTGCGTCTCACGCATCAACACCGCCAAGGCGTTCGTCGACTCGACCCTGCCGGGCCGGCTCGACACCGTCTACAACGCCATCCGCTCCCGGGCGCCCGCCGCCCGGGTCGTCGTCCTCGGCTACCCCCGCTTCTACAAGCTCGGCGCCTCGGGCTGCGTCGGCCTGTCCGAGACCAAGCGCCGGGCGCTCAACGACGCCGCGGACCACATCGACGCCGCCATCGAGAAGCGGGCCCGTGACCACGGCTTCGCCTTCGGCGACGTCCGGACCACGTTCACCGGGCACGAGCTGTGCTCCGGCAGCCCGTGGATGCACTCCGTGAGCTGGCTCAGCATCTCGGAGTCGTACCACCCGACGGCCGCGGGCCAGTCGGGTGGATACCTGGCGGCGCTCAACTCCGCCTCCTGA
- a CDS encoding S8 family peptidase gives MAPLRSTKLRYAAISALAAAALVGGTGSLPAQAAPAEGTVLAAGSPTAVKDSYIVTLKETAGLKASSSTGKSLVKRYGGSVKKTFGAALNGYSATLSATEAKRLAADPAVASVEQNQTVRLADTTQSSAPWGLDRIDQSALPLSGTYTYPDSAGSGVTAYVIDTGVRITHQQISGRASYGYDAVDGDTTASDGNGHGTHVATTIAGSTYGVAKKAKIVAVRVLDNNGSGTTAGVIAGIDWVTANHSGPSVANLSLGGGASTALDTAVRNSISSGVTYAVAAGNSSANASSYSPARVTQAITVGATTSTDARASYSNYGSVLDLFAPGSSITAGWHTSDTATNTISGTSMATPHVAGAAAVYLAGHTSATPAAVASALTSGATANVVTSPGSGSPNKLLKLVR, from the coding sequence ATGGCACCACTGCGTAGCACCAAGCTCCGGTACGCCGCGATATCCGCCCTGGCCGCCGCCGCCCTCGTCGGCGGGACCGGCTCGCTGCCCGCCCAGGCCGCCCCGGCCGAGGGCACGGTCCTGGCGGCCGGCTCCCCCACCGCCGTCAAGGACAGCTACATCGTCACGCTCAAGGAGACCGCCGGGCTGAAGGCCTCCTCCAGCACGGGCAAGAGCCTCGTCAAGCGGTACGGCGGCTCCGTGAAGAAGACGTTCGGCGCCGCGCTGAACGGCTACTCCGCCACCCTCTCGGCCACCGAGGCGAAGAGACTCGCGGCCGACCCGGCCGTCGCGTCGGTCGAGCAGAACCAGACCGTCCGCCTGGCCGACACCACCCAGAGCAGCGCCCCCTGGGGCCTGGACCGCATCGACCAGAGCGCCCTGCCGCTCTCGGGCACCTACACCTACCCCGACAGCGCGGGCAGCGGGGTGACCGCGTACGTCATCGACACCGGTGTGCGCATCACCCACCAGCAGATCAGCGGCCGCGCCTCCTACGGCTACGACGCCGTCGACGGCGACACCACCGCCTCCGACGGCAACGGTCACGGCACCCATGTGGCCACCACCATCGCCGGCTCCACCTACGGTGTGGCCAAGAAGGCGAAGATCGTCGCGGTCCGGGTGCTCGACAACAACGGCTCCGGCACCACCGCCGGCGTGATCGCGGGCATCGACTGGGTGACGGCGAACCACTCCGGCCCCTCGGTCGCCAACCTGTCCCTCGGCGGCGGCGCCTCCACCGCCCTGGACACCGCCGTCCGCAACTCCATCTCCAGCGGCGTGACCTACGCCGTCGCGGCCGGCAACTCCAGCGCCAACGCCTCCTCGTACTCCCCGGCCCGGGTCACCCAGGCGATCACCGTCGGCGCCACCACCAGCACGGACGCCCGCGCCAGCTACTCGAACTACGGCTCGGTGCTGGACCTGTTCGCGCCGGGCTCCTCGATCACGGCGGGCTGGCACACCAGCGACACCGCGACGAACACCATCTCCGGTACGTCGATGGCGACCCCGCACGTCGCCGGAGCGGCCGCCGTCTACCTGGCGGGCCACACCTCGGCCACGCCGGCCGCGGTCGCCTCGGCGCTGACCTCGGGCGCCACCGCCAACGTGGTCACCAGCCCGGGCAGCGGCTCCCCGAACAAGCTGCTGAAGCTCGTCCGTTGA
- a CDS encoding GNAT family N-acetyltransferase, producing MDISVYRPGELSAADRAAWSSIQSKAHLQGAPELGNPFLSPEFALAVGRCRRGVRIAVVREGGEPAAFLPFQRTATGVGRAIGLGVSDAQGLVHRPGFTVDAQELLKACGLAVWEFDHLVDGQTAFAPAATGSYPSPVMDVDQGYDAYLAHLREHAPKFTRTTLAKERKLARDHEGVRYVHDERDPAALRTLMSWKSAQYRRTGRSDRFAQEWITRLVEHLFHTRSDSFAGVLSVLYADGKPVAAHFGLRSERILACWFPAYDPAFSRYSPGLVLHLRMAEAAAADGIAHLDLGRGQKEYKDSLKTRELTVSEGWVTRRHPIAFGHRARRAPVRALRNTVQSRPELFGPADRLLKRMGRIRSGRT from the coding sequence GTGGACATCAGCGTGTACCGCCCCGGCGAGCTCAGCGCCGCCGACCGGGCGGCCTGGTCCTCCATCCAGTCCAAGGCCCATCTGCAGGGCGCGCCCGAGCTGGGCAACCCCTTCCTGTCACCGGAGTTCGCGCTCGCCGTGGGCCGCTGCCGGCGCGGGGTGCGGATCGCCGTCGTCCGGGAGGGCGGGGAGCCGGCCGCGTTCCTGCCGTTCCAGCGGACGGCCACCGGCGTCGGCCGGGCCATCGGCCTCGGCGTCTCGGACGCCCAGGGCCTCGTGCACCGGCCGGGGTTCACGGTCGACGCCCAGGAGCTGCTGAAGGCGTGCGGGCTCGCCGTCTGGGAGTTCGACCACCTGGTCGACGGCCAGACGGCGTTCGCGCCGGCCGCCACCGGCAGCTATCCGTCACCGGTGATGGACGTCGACCAGGGGTACGACGCCTATCTGGCTCATCTGCGCGAGCACGCGCCGAAGTTCACCCGCACGACCCTGGCCAAGGAGCGCAAGCTGGCCCGCGACCACGAGGGCGTGCGGTACGTGCACGACGAGCGTGATCCGGCCGCGCTGCGCACCCTGATGTCCTGGAAGTCGGCCCAGTACCGCAGGACGGGACGCAGCGACCGCTTCGCCCAGGAGTGGATCACCCGGCTCGTCGAGCACCTGTTCCACACCCGCTCGGACTCCTTCGCGGGCGTCCTGTCCGTGCTGTACGCGGACGGCAAGCCGGTCGCCGCGCACTTCGGGCTGCGCAGCGAACGCATCCTGGCCTGCTGGTTCCCGGCCTACGACCCGGCGTTCTCGAGGTACTCGCCGGGCCTGGTGCTGCATCTGCGCATGGCCGAGGCGGCCGCCGCCGACGGCATCGCGCACCTGGATCTCGGCCGGGGCCAGAAGGAGTACAAGGACTCCCTGAAGACACGCGAGCTGACGGTGTCGGAGGGGTGGGTGACCCGGCGTCACCCGATCGCGTTCGGACACCGGGCACGGCGTGCTCCGGTCCGGGCGCTGCGCAACACCGTGCAGTCACGGCCGGAGCTCTTCGGACCGGCGGACCGTCTCCTGAAACGCATGGGAAGGATCCGTTCGGGACGTACGTAA
- a CDS encoding glycosyltransferase family 2 protein: MSSVLRPAVPGHDPSPAGYRPVSSHLAIAPPVSVVIPAMNEAENLPYVFKTLPDWIHEVVLVDGNSTDDTVEVARELWPEVKVVRQRGKGKGDALITGFEAATGDIIVMVDADGSADGNEILSYVSALVSGADFAKGSRFANGGGTDDMTLIRKLGNWALCTAVNRKFGARYTDLCYGYNAFWRHCLDKIDLDCTGFEVETLMNIRVVKAGLKVQEIPSHEYLRIHGTSNLRAVRDGLRVLRVILKERSNRRALRRRSAAAHSPVLTSVGSRPKARGETS, translated from the coding sequence ATGAGTTCTGTGCTGCGCCCGGCGGTCCCGGGCCATGATCCGTCACCGGCCGGCTACCGGCCCGTCTCCTCGCACCTGGCCATCGCACCGCCCGTGAGCGTGGTGATACCGGCCATGAACGAGGCGGAGAACCTTCCGTACGTCTTCAAGACCCTGCCGGACTGGATCCACGAAGTGGTCCTGGTCGACGGCAACTCCACCGACGACACGGTCGAGGTGGCCCGCGAGCTGTGGCCCGAGGTCAAGGTCGTGCGCCAGCGCGGCAAGGGCAAGGGGGACGCCCTGATCACCGGGTTCGAGGCGGCCACCGGCGACATCATCGTCATGGTCGACGCGGACGGCTCCGCCGACGGCAACGAGATCCTGAGCTATGTGTCCGCCCTGGTCTCGGGCGCGGACTTCGCCAAGGGGTCGCGGTTCGCCAACGGCGGCGGCACCGACGACATGACGCTCATCCGCAAGCTGGGCAACTGGGCGCTCTGCACAGCCGTCAACCGCAAGTTCGGCGCCCGCTACACCGATCTCTGCTACGGATACAACGCGTTCTGGCGGCACTGCCTGGACAAGATCGACCTCGACTGCACCGGCTTCGAGGTGGAGACCCTGATGAACATCCGGGTCGTCAAGGCCGGGCTGAAGGTGCAGGAGATACCGAGCCACGAGTACCTCCGCATCCACGGCACCAGCAATCTGCGGGCCGTGCGCGATGGGCTGCGGGTGCTGCGGGTCATCCTCAAGGAGCGCTCCAACCGGCGCGCGCTGCGCCGCCGCAGCGCCGCCGCGCACTCCCCCGTGCTCACCTCGGTCGGCTCGCGCCCGAAGGCCCGGGGAGAGACGTCTTGA
- a CDS encoding glycosyltransferase family 2 protein — translation MSGPGISVVICVYTEDRWEDILAAVASVRAQAYPALETLLVVDHNPALLDRLAKEYKETPEVRVLANAGPRGLSAGRNTGIAASRGEVVAFLDDDAVAERDWLGYFAAGYDDPRVMAVGGRTEPIWASGRRPGWFPEEFDWVVGCTYRGLPAGRTKVRNVLGGNASFRRTAFDVAGGFATGIGRDGDRLPLGCEETELCIRLSRARPDAVLLIDDRAIIHHRVPGPRERFRYFRTRTYAEGLSKALVARSVGADKGLESERRYTTRVLPAGVARGLRDALLARPGGAGRAGAIVTGVLTAAGGYVVGSVRARRGGATYAVAGIEGSPDTGGGTG, via the coding sequence TTGAGCGGTCCCGGCATCTCCGTCGTGATCTGCGTCTACACCGAGGACCGCTGGGAGGACATCCTCGCCGCGGTCGCCTCGGTGCGGGCGCAGGCGTATCCGGCCCTGGAGACCCTGCTGGTCGTCGACCACAACCCGGCGCTCCTGGACCGGCTCGCCAAGGAGTACAAGGAGACGCCCGAGGTGCGGGTGCTGGCCAACGCGGGCCCGCGCGGTCTGTCGGCCGGCCGCAACACGGGCATCGCGGCCTCCCGGGGCGAGGTCGTCGCGTTCCTCGACGACGACGCCGTGGCCGAGCGGGACTGGCTGGGGTACTTCGCGGCCGGCTACGACGACCCACGGGTCATGGCCGTCGGCGGGCGCACCGAGCCGATCTGGGCGTCCGGCCGCCGGCCCGGCTGGTTCCCGGAGGAGTTCGACTGGGTCGTGGGCTGCACCTACCGGGGCTTGCCCGCCGGGCGGACGAAGGTGCGCAACGTCCTCGGCGGCAACGCCTCGTTCCGCCGTACGGCGTTCGACGTGGCGGGTGGTTTCGCGACCGGCATCGGCCGCGACGGGGACCGGCTGCCGCTGGGCTGTGAGGAGACGGAGCTGTGCATCCGGCTCAGCCGCGCCCGGCCCGACGCGGTGCTGCTGATCGACGACCGCGCGATCATCCACCACCGGGTGCCCGGCCCGCGGGAGCGGTTCCGGTACTTCCGCACCCGCACCTACGCGGAGGGCCTGTCGAAGGCGCTGGTGGCCCGCAGTGTCGGCGCGGACAAGGGACTGGAGTCCGAACGCCGGTACACCACGCGTGTGCTGCCGGCCGGGGTGGCGCGCGGCCTGCGGGACGCGCTGCTCGCCCGGCCCGGGGGCGCGGGCCGGGCGGGTGCGATCGTGACGGGGGTGCTGACGGCGGCGGGTGGGTACGTCGTCGGAAGTGTCCGCGCCCGCCGGGGCGGCGCCACGTACGCGGTGGCCGGGATCGAGGGATCGCCGGACACCGGAGGGGGGACGGGATGA
- a CDS encoding polysaccharide deacetylase family protein, with protein MSDTPVPILMYHAVSTAPNDATRELSVAPEAFAEQMALIGDLGLTPVRTAELAEHWRSGKPLPERPVLITFDDGYAGVHRHALPVLRAHGFTATVFVSTGWLKGPHDMGGGLDTMLDWEQVRELAAAGVEIGGHSHTHPQLDQLPDDRLRSELILCKEIVSDQLGTAPVSFAYPYGYSSRRVREAVRETGYAQALAVNNGLARRRQGPYALTRLTVRRTTGVEEFGRLVEGRAVARTFARDRALTKGYAVVRRARQVRRKAIRTRV; from the coding sequence ATGAGCGACACGCCGGTGCCGATCCTGATGTACCACGCGGTGTCCACCGCGCCGAACGACGCCACCCGGGAGCTGTCGGTGGCGCCGGAGGCGTTCGCGGAGCAGATGGCCCTCATCGGCGACCTGGGGCTCACACCGGTGCGCACGGCGGAGCTCGCCGAGCACTGGCGCTCCGGGAAGCCGCTGCCCGAACGGCCCGTGCTGATCACCTTCGACGACGGCTACGCGGGCGTGCACCGGCACGCCCTGCCCGTACTGCGCGCCCACGGCTTCACGGCCACGGTGTTCGTCTCCACGGGCTGGCTGAAGGGCCCGCACGACATGGGCGGCGGCCTGGACACCATGCTGGACTGGGAGCAGGTGCGCGAACTGGCCGCCGCCGGCGTGGAGATCGGCGGCCACAGCCACACGCACCCGCAGCTGGACCAGCTCCCCGACGACCGGCTGCGCTCGGAGCTGATCCTCTGCAAGGAGATCGTCTCAGACCAGCTGGGCACCGCCCCCGTCTCGTTCGCGTACCCGTACGGCTACTCCAGCCGCCGGGTGCGCGAGGCGGTACGGGAGACCGGGTACGCCCAGGCGCTCGCCGTCAACAACGGCCTCGCCCGGCGCCGGCAGGGGCCGTACGCACTCACGCGGCTCACCGTGCGCCGCACCACCGGCGTCGAGGAGTTCGGCCGGCTGGTCGAAGGCCGTGCCGTCGCCCGTACGTTCGCCAGGGACCGCGCCCTGACCAAGGGGTACGCCGTGGTCCGCAGAGCCCGTCAGGTCCGCCGGAAGGCCATCCGTACCCGTGTCTGA
- a CDS encoding lipopolysaccharide biosynthesis protein has protein sequence MSDTTTTTEPASTDAPAPERPGRRLRLPGLGGSSGGGSQLFRNAYALMINTGVSAVLGLGFWLAAARYYSESAVGQGSAAIAAMKFLAGLTAVTLTGALARFIPVAGRTTGRLIFRTYAGSCVVVALAAGVFLLTLDLWGPSYRFLQGPLNGLFFVAAVIAWNVLTLQDGVLTGLRSAVWVPVGNTVFSAVKLGLLVAFAVAIPTAGVFVSWVAAIAVSVLPLGWLVFRRLVPRHMAATEDHARPPSLREVGRFLAGDYTGSLFSLAVVYLIPVIVAARVSAEDNAYFYITATIGGTVNLLAINMGASLTVEGSHAPGRLAADTRAALARMARIMLPVSAVLFFGAPWILGVFGAGYADAATPLLRWFAVGGLLRVVMETYFAVLRAQSRTAGLAWLQGLLCALVLGLTLLLLPRMGLTGAGVAEIAALSVIVAIAAPRLYRTVRGSGAKIPEDAAPDGDLADLGARETSTGARKSWALDSDTLALGIHVDFDHLERRPDVRPGPGTPPTGTPRIRPEHRPAWARAAEAGPPVEPGREPGAEASEGPAEVDAPFGDAFDAGKGEVTAAVEEPDETAAPPEPEPPAPREPVRPEVLAAGRRERLLPTRVGVVLGCLLVAALLLYWVPALRLGESDLDRMGGLGLISVLPPPTLLGAALLAVVFASLLWLNREHRALLLVTLLATVVSLHALPALIETEPRFATAWQHLGFLDYIDRTGSAVPDLDARWSWPGFFAVAAFTARACGVDDLTEVVRWWPTAMQLLYLVPMFLLVRHMRASWRARWTGIWVFVLAGWVGQDYFSPQGFTYLLYLAFAAVLLVWFRAPRVIWSRRRPGELEVEPANRRQRAVLLAVVMGLFAASVPAHQLTPFVMLGVVTALVLAGRSELRGLPVLFGVMVTAWIGFLAEPYWSGHFDELFGGVGGVGGNVTSSVSGRIEGGSSTHQLVLYVRVLLAGGVMAFACWGWWRRRFHHYRERSLLVLTFVPFLGFGMQSYGGEMALRVFMFALPGAALLTGLALFPRTGVTAEERERDRVSLAPLAALMAGLVLMGGFLVARWGNEPFERVRPGEVAAMEYVYAHDDPSLRLLWLSSDPVEDVTPAMPWGARDMEKVSYLPTQAPADPVLVSGLVKALRDAGPNSYLMVNRGQVEFLRLDVGFSPTWQMRLLENLDRRPELKRVFVNADVTMYALREQPAGAVPKADPGPIGPQVTWTPWSVVGGVAAVALILLLAAREIVRVATPPSVRQLSRLQSSFWFSLPLLAVLLASLVQRFLTIK, from the coding sequence GTGTCTGACACGACGACCACGACCGAGCCCGCCTCGACCGACGCGCCGGCGCCCGAGCGGCCGGGGCGGCGCCTCCGCCTGCCCGGACTGGGCGGGTCCTCCGGCGGCGGCAGCCAGCTGTTCCGCAACGCCTACGCGCTGATGATCAACACCGGTGTCTCGGCGGTGCTGGGGCTGGGCTTCTGGCTGGCCGCCGCCCGCTACTACTCCGAGTCCGCTGTCGGCCAGGGGTCGGCGGCGATCGCCGCGATGAAGTTCCTCGCCGGGCTGACGGCGGTGACGCTGACCGGGGCGCTCGCCCGGTTCATCCCGGTGGCCGGGCGCACCACGGGCCGCCTGATCTTCCGTACGTACGCCGGAAGCTGTGTGGTGGTGGCGCTGGCCGCCGGGGTCTTCCTGCTGACGCTGGACCTGTGGGGGCCGTCGTACCGGTTCCTGCAGGGGCCGCTGAACGGGCTGTTCTTCGTCGCCGCCGTCATCGCCTGGAACGTGCTCACCCTTCAGGACGGGGTGCTGACCGGGCTGCGCAGCGCGGTGTGGGTGCCCGTCGGCAACACCGTGTTCTCGGCGGTCAAGCTGGGGCTGCTGGTGGCGTTCGCGGTGGCGATCCCGACCGCCGGCGTCTTCGTGTCGTGGGTGGCGGCGATCGCGGTGTCGGTGCTGCCGCTGGGCTGGCTGGTGTTCCGCCGGCTGGTGCCCCGGCACATGGCGGCGACCGAGGACCACGCCCGCCCGCCGTCGCTGCGGGAGGTCGGCCGGTTCCTGGCCGGGGACTACACCGGCTCCCTGTTCTCCCTGGCCGTGGTCTACCTCATCCCGGTGATCGTGGCGGCGCGCGTCTCCGCCGAGGACAACGCGTACTTCTACATCACCGCGACCATCGGCGGCACCGTCAACCTGCTCGCCATCAACATGGGCGCCTCCCTGACGGTGGAGGGCTCGCACGCGCCGGGGCGGCTGGCCGCCGACACCCGGGCGGCGCTGGCCCGGATGGCCCGCATCATGCTGCCGGTCTCGGCGGTCCTGTTCTTCGGGGCGCCCTGGATCCTGGGCGTCTTCGGCGCGGGCTACGCGGACGCGGCGACCCCGCTGTTGCGCTGGTTCGCGGTGGGCGGGCTGCTGCGGGTCGTCATGGAGACGTACTTCGCGGTCCTGCGGGCGCAGAGCCGGACGGCCGGACTGGCGTGGCTGCAGGGGCTGTTGTGCGCGCTGGTGCTCGGTCTGACGCTGCTCCTGCTGCCCCGGATGGGCCTGACGGGCGCCGGGGTCGCCGAGATCGCCGCGCTCTCGGTGATCGTGGCGATCGCCGCGCCCCGGCTGTACCGGACGGTGCGGGGCTCCGGGGCGAAGATCCCCGAGGACGCGGCCCCCGACGGCGATCTGGCCGACCTGGGGGCGCGCGAGACATCCACGGGGGCGCGCAAGAGCTGGGCGCTGGACAGCGACACCCTCGCGCTCGGCATCCACGTCGACTTCGACCATCTGGAACGCCGGCCCGACGTCCGGCCGGGACCGGGCACCCCGCCCACGGGCACCCCGCGGATCCGCCCGGAGCACCGGCCCGCCTGGGCCCGCGCGGCGGAGGCGGGGCCGCCGGTCGAGCCGGGACGGGAGCCGGGCGCGGAGGCGTCGGAGGGTCCCGCCGAGGTGGACGCGCCGTTCGGGGACGCGTTCGACGCGGGCAAGGGCGAGGTGACGGCCGCCGTGGAGGAACCCGACGAGACCGCCGCCCCGCCGGAACCCGAACCGCCGGCACCGCGGGAACCCGTACGGCCCGAGGTGCTCGCGGCCGGCCGGCGTGAGCGGCTGCTGCCGACCCGGGTCGGCGTCGTTCTGGGCTGTCTGCTGGTCGCGGCGCTGCTGCTGTACTGGGTGCCCGCGCTGCGGCTCGGCGAGAGCGACCTGGACCGTATGGGCGGGCTCGGGCTGATCTCGGTGCTGCCGCCGCCGACACTGCTGGGGGCGGCCCTGCTGGCCGTCGTGTTCGCCTCACTGCTGTGGCTGAACCGCGAGCACCGGGCGCTGCTGCTGGTCACCCTGCTGGCGACGGTCGTGTCGCTGCACGCCCTGCCCGCGCTGATCGAGACCGAGCCCCGATTCGCGACGGCCTGGCAGCACCTGGGCTTCCTCGACTACATCGACCGCACCGGTTCCGCCGTGCCCGATCTGGACGCGCGCTGGAGCTGGCCGGGATTCTTCGCGGTGGCCGCGTTCACCGCGCGGGCCTGCGGGGTCGACGATCTGACCGAGGTCGTCCGCTGGTGGCCGACGGCCATGCAACTGCTGTACCTGGTCCCGATGTTCCTGCTGGTGCGCCATATGCGGGCGAGCTGGCGGGCCCGGTGGACCGGCATCTGGGTGTTCGTGCTGGCCGGCTGGGTCGGCCAGGACTACTTCTCCCCGCAGGGCTTCACGTATCTGCTGTATCTGGCCTTCGCGGCGGTGCTGCTGGTCTGGTTCCGCGCGCCGCGCGTGATCTGGTCGCGGCGCCGGCCCGGCGAACTGGAGGTGGAACCGGCGAACCGGCGCCAGCGTGCCGTGCTGCTGGCCGTCGTGATGGGGCTGTTCGCGGCGAGTGTCCCGGCCCATCAGCTGACGCCGTTCGTGATGCTGGGCGTGGTGACGGCGCTGGTGCTGGCCGGCCGGAGCGAACTGCGCGGCCTGCCCGTCCTGTTCGGCGTGATGGTGACCGCGTGGATCGGCTTCCTCGCCGAGCCGTACTGGTCGGGGCACTTCGACGAGCTGTTCGGCGGGGTCGGCGGGGTCGGCGGCAACGTCACCTCCTCCGTGTCCGGCCGGATCGAGGGCGGCAGTTCGACCCACCAGCTCGTGCTGTACGTCCGGGTCCTGCTGGCCGGCGGGGTGATGGCGTTCGCGTGCTGGGGCTGGTGGCGCCGGCGCTTCCACCACTACCGGGAGCGCTCGCTGCTCGTCCTGACCTTCGTGCCGTTCCTCGGCTTCGGCATGCAGTCGTACGGCGGTGAGATGGCACTGCGGGTCTTCATGTTCGCCCTGCCCGGGGCGGCCCTGCTCACCGGCCTCGCCCTGTTCCCACGCACCGGTGTCACCGCCGAGGAGCGGGAGCGGGACCGGGTGAGCCTCGCCCCGCTGGCCGCGCTGATGGCGGGCCTGGTGCTCATGGGCGGCTTCCTGGTGGCCCGGTGGGGCAACGAGCCGTTCGAGCGGGTGCGGCCCGGCGAGGTCGCCGCCATGGAGTACGTGTACGCCCACGACGATCCGAGTCTGCGGCTGCTGTGGCTGAGCAGCGACCCGGTGGAGGACGTGACGCCCGCGATGCCGTGGGGCGCCCGGGACATGGAGAAGGTCTCCTATCTGCCGACGCAGGCGCCGGCGGACCCGGTGCTGGTGTCGGGCCTGGTGAAGGCGCTGAGGGACGCGGGTCCGAACTCGTATCTGATGGTCAACCGCGGTCAGGTGGAGTTCCTGCGGCTGGACGTGGGCTTCTCGCCGACCTGGCAGATGCGGCTGCTGGAGAACCTGGACCGCAGGCCGGAGCTGAAGCGGGTCTTCGTCAACGCCGACGTGACGATGTACGCGCTGCGCGAGCAGCCGGCGGGCGCGGTGCCGAAGGCCGATCCGGGGCCGATCGGGCCGCAGGTGACGTGGACGCCGTGGTCGGTGGTCGGCGGTGTCGCGGCGGTCGCGCTGATCCTGCTGCTGGCGGCCCGGGAGATCGTGCGGGTGGCGACGCCGCCGAGCGTGCGGCAGCTGAGCCGGCTGCAGAGCAGTTTCTGGTTCTCGCTGCCGCTGCTGGCGGTGCTGCTGGCCTCGCTGGTGCAGCGGTTCCTGACGATCAAGTGA